Proteins co-encoded in one Haladaptatus sp. ZSTT2 genomic window:
- a CDS encoding NADPH-dependent FMN reductase — protein sequence MTTPTIVAISGSRRQQSYTKRALKHALDAAAEAGAATDLIDLGAASLPLYHPGHDESEELSALLKTVREADGVLIGSPVYHSSYSSTFKNFHDYCGFDEFADTAVGLLAVAGGRSYGSTLDHLRITVRGVHGWVMPHQVGIPSVRSQFDDDGIVDDALEARIEKLGTEIVEYATRLRMPLDE from the coding sequence ATGACGACCCCCACGATTGTCGCAATCTCGGGCAGTAGACGCCAACAGAGCTACACGAAACGCGCGCTGAAACACGCACTCGACGCCGCAGCGGAGGCTGGGGCAGCGACCGACCTCATCGACCTCGGTGCTGCATCGCTCCCGCTCTATCACCCCGGCCACGACGAAAGCGAGGAACTCAGTGCGCTGCTCAAAACCGTCCGCGAGGCAGACGGCGTGCTCATCGGTTCGCCAGTGTACCACAGCTCCTACTCCTCTACGTTCAAGAACTTCCACGACTACTGTGGGTTCGACGAGTTCGCAGACACCGCCGTTGGTCTCCTCGCCGTCGCCGGTGGTCGCTCGTACGGCAGCACGCTCGACCACCTCAGAATCACGGTTCGTGGCGTCCACGGCTGGGTGATGCCTCACCAAGTCGGTATCCCAAGCGTCCGGAGCCAGTTTGACGACGACGGTATCGTCGATGACGCACTCGAAGCGCGCATCGAAAAGCTCGGTACCGAAATCGTCGAGTACGCGACGCGACTGCGGATGCCACTCGACGAGTGA
- a CDS encoding SAM-dependent methyltransferase produces MSGDDSEEEFDFNDSYLGTPPWDIGRPQPALVELEATGVISGAVLDVGCGTGENALHYADRGHSVLGVDAAENAIAKAREKAKNRGLSDRVRFEVHDAFDLASLGEQFDTITDCGLFHVFGSEVAVAYGESLNTALKPGGRYVMLGFSERDGRIGPSTNEAIIRRAFGEGWRIDEIRETTFETTDPAMYNHHALLAVVTKAN; encoded by the coding sequence GTGAGCGGTGACGATTCTGAAGAGGAGTTCGATTTCAACGACTCGTACCTCGGAACGCCGCCGTGGGACATAGGACGGCCGCAGCCAGCACTGGTGGAACTCGAAGCAACAGGTGTGATTAGCGGAGCAGTTCTCGACGTGGGATGTGGCACGGGCGAAAACGCCCTCCACTACGCCGATCGCGGTCACAGCGTCCTCGGTGTCGATGCGGCAGAAAACGCGATTGCGAAAGCACGGGAGAAAGCGAAGAATCGAGGACTCAGCGACCGGGTTCGGTTCGAAGTCCACGACGCGTTCGACCTCGCCTCCCTCGGCGAGCAGTTCGACACCATCACGGACTGTGGCCTGTTTCACGTCTTCGGCTCCGAAGTTGCCGTCGCCTACGGCGAAAGCCTCAACACGGCGCTCAAACCCGGTGGTCGGTACGTCATGCTCGGCTTCAGCGAGCGCGACGGCCGGATCGGTCCAAGTACGAACGAAGCCATCATTCGACGGGCGTTCGGGGAGGGCTGGAGAATAGACGAAATCCGCGAGACAACGTTCGAGACGACCGACCCCGCGATGTACAATCACCACGCCCTGCTGGCGGTCGTGACGAAAGCAAATTGA
- a CDS encoding GrpB family protein, which produces MSQTPIILNDYDTNWPAQFESEATHINDAIGERIERIEHIGSTSIPGMPAKPIIDMLVGVASLEDADACITPLEALGYEYVPKFEDVMPNRRYFRKSEGETRTHHLHMVETGSEFWTRHLAFRDYLREHPDVAVEYAALKRDLAEKHRDDIGAYTDGKDEFIRRVERDALAEK; this is translated from the coding sequence ATGAGCCAGACACCAATCATCCTCAACGACTACGACACAAACTGGCCCGCACAATTCGAGTCAGAAGCCACGCACATCAACGACGCCATCGGCGAGCGCATCGAACGAATCGAACACATCGGGAGCACGTCGATTCCGGGCATGCCCGCAAAACCAATCATCGATATGCTGGTCGGCGTGGCCTCGCTCGAAGACGCAGACGCGTGCATCACCCCGCTCGAAGCACTCGGCTACGAGTACGTCCCGAAGTTCGAGGACGTGATGCCGAACCGTCGCTACTTTCGAAAATCAGAAGGCGAGACACGAACTCACCACCTGCACATGGTTGAGACGGGAAGCGAGTTCTGGACGCGCCATCTCGCCTTCCGCGATTATCTTCGAGAACACCCGGACGTCGCCGTCGAATACGCGGCGTTGAAACGCGACCTCGCAGAGAAGCATCGCGACGACATTGGCGCGTACACCGACGGCAAAGACGAGTTTATCCGTCGTGTCGAACGCGATGCGCTCGCCGAGAAGTAA